One genomic window of Papilio machaon chromosome 17, ilPapMach1.1, whole genome shotgun sequence includes the following:
- the LOC106721491 gene encoding CCA tRNA nucleotidyltransferase 1, mitochondrial translates to MNTLYSRTFKILKLVQVEHYSSAKILRTPRYRSKTDMELKCRENPIVIRLDTPEFKSLFTNEVLDLKKLFEKYQYEIRIAGGAVRDLLMGITPKDLDFATTATPEELKTMFNKENIRMINMSGEKHGTITPRINDKENFEITTLRIDMITDGRHAEVEFTKDWKLDANRRDLTVNSMFLGFDGSVYDYFFGYDDLKKRRVAFVGDADVRIKEDYLRIMRYFRFYGRIAETPDNHDNETLEIIKKNVMGLENISGERIWMELKKTLQGNFAGDLLKTMLNVGIGKYIGIPDPNIEELNKVLNRSKHLGLHPMSYLAALLNNIDAVTVLHNRLKFSGYDRDMAYFIVEHRGDKDHSRRLLPYEKLVLHSKMKQKDAIEYTKEVLKYRGDEDLLQLFDKWEVPRFPINGKILKDNGVPPGKMYGPIINKLKDIWIENEYKQTTDDLAKLIPSLIGEFENKTRMK, encoded by the exons ATGAATACATTGTATTCGAGaacctttaaaatattgaaattagttCAAGTAGag CATTATAGTTCagctaaaatattaagaacaCCAAGGTACCGTTCGAAAACTGACATGGAACTGAAATGTAGAGAAAATCCCATTGTTATTCGACTTGATACACCGGAATTCAAAAGTTTATTCACAAATGAAGTTCTAGATctgaaaaaattgtttgaaaaatacCAATATGAAATTCGAATAGCTGGTGGTGCAGTAAG AGATTTGTTAATGGGAATAACACCAAAGGATCTCGACTTTGCTACTACAGCAACTCCGGAAGAGTTGAAGACtatgtttaataaagaaaatatccgAATGATTAACATGAGCGGTGAGAAGCACGGCACCATCACACCAAGGATCAATGACAAAGAAAACTTTGAAATCACCACATTAAGAATAGACATGATAACAGATGGCAGACATGCTGAAGTTGAGTTTACCAAAGATTGGAAACTAGATGCTAATAGAAGAGATCTTACTGTAAATTCTATGTTtttag GTTTTGATGGAAGTGTTTATGACTACTTCTTTGGTTATGATGATCTAAAGAAGAGAAGAGTTGCATTTGTTGGTGATGCTGATGTAAGAATCAAAGAAGACTATCTAAGGATTATGagatattttagattttatggACGGATAGCAGAAACACCAGATAATCATGATAATGAAACACTTGAGATTATCAAGAAGAATGTTATGGGCTTAGAAAATATATCTGGGGAAAGAATATGGATGGAGCTTAAGAAAACTTTACAAGGCAATTTTGCTGGtgacttattaaaaacaatgttgaATGTGGGTATCGGCAAATATATTG GTATTCCAGATCCTAACATAGAAGAGCTAAATAAAGTTCTAAACAGGAGCAAGCATTTGGGTCTACATCCAATGAGTTACTTGGCTGCACTTCTCAATAATATAGATGCAGTCACTGTACTCCACAACCGCCTCAAGTTCTCTGGCTATGACAGAGACATGGCATATTTCATTGTTGAACATAGAGGAGATAAAGATCATTCAAGGAGGTTATT ACCATATGAAAAATTAGTCTTGCAttctaaaatgaaacaaaaagatGCCATTGAATATACTAAAGAGGTGTTAAAATACAGAGGAGATGAAGATCTTTTgcaattatttgataaatggGAAGTACCACGGTTTCCAATTAATGGTAAAATCCTCAAAGACAATGGAGTACCTCCGGGCAAAATGTATGGAcctattataaacaaattaaaggaCATTTGGATTGAGAATGAATATAAACAAACCACTGATGATTTAGCAAAATTAATACCAAGTTTAATAGGTGAGTTTGAGAATAAAACAAGAATGAAATAa
- the LOC106721492 gene encoding DNA repair protein XRCC3: MKMEILQNLLPPNMVEKIEKAGIGTLKLLTLSVLDLKKVTNLTADDIAYLKDAISNYYKPPCITCDKLIEFPKFKKIPTGCKNIDSLLYGGFAAGTITELYGESGSGKTQIGITTAANSWPNKSVYICTEDIFPVKRLKQITHSSATNDHCEHIFVEHLTEPHELFSCIKVRLPRLLEQNKVSTLIIDSIAAPFRCESTNYMKRAEDLREIAVMLLALAQKYNLSVICINQVTASFEKTLHVLPSLGLAWSNLVTYRLCLQKQSEACNALLFQKGMQCNHTVRELSVVFAPDLPNASTKFIITSEGLRSI, from the coding sequence ATGAAAATGGAGATCTTGCAAAACTTGCTTCCTCCTAATATGGttgaaaaaattgaaaaggCGGGAATAGGAACACTTAAATTACTCACACTTTCAGTGTTAGATTTAAAGAAAGTTACAAACTTAACAGCAGATGATATTGCCTATTTAAAAGACGCCATTTCCAATTACTATAAACCACCTTGTATAACATGTGATAAGTTAATTGAATTTccaaaatttaagaaaataccaactggttgtaaaaatattgacagTCTATTATATGGTGGTTTTGCTGCTGGCACTATAACAGAATTGTATGGTGAAAGTGGATCTGGTAAAACTCAAATAGGAATAACAACAGCAGCAAACAGTTGGCCCAATAAAAGTGTATACATTTGCACTGAAGATATATTTCCTGTGAAgagattaaaacaaattacacatTCTTCTGCTACTAATGATCATTGTGAACATATATTTGTAGAACATCTCACCGAGCCACATGAACTATTTTCCTGTATTAAAGTCAGATTACCAAGGCTTCTCGAACAAAATAAAGTATCTACACTTATAATTGATTCTATTGCTGCACCATTTAGATGTGAGAGTACTAATTACATGAAGCGAGCTGAAGATTTAAGAGAGATAGCTGTTATGTTACTAGCTTTGGCTCAAAAATATAACCTTTCTGTTATTTGCATAAACCAAGTGACAGCATCATTTGAAAAAACTTTGCATGTTTTGCCATCTCTTGGATTGGCTTGGTCAAACTTGGTGACATATAGACTGTGTTTGCAGAAACAATCAGAAGCTTGCAATGCtcttttgtttcaaaaagGTATGCAATGTAATCACACTGTCAGAGAGCTCAGTGTAGTCTTTGCACCAGATTTGCCCAACGCATCTACtaaattcataataacatCAGAAGGGTTGAGAAGtatataa